A window of Roseovarius sp. M141 genomic DNA:
TCTCCTGCGCGAGCGTGGGTACGGCTACGATGGCGGTGTCGTCGCCGTGGATCGCGGTGCTCCGTTGAGGGCCTCCCTAGCGCAGGAGAGGATGTGGTTCTGGGATCGAGCGACGTCGCCCAGATCTTTCCTTCACAATGTTCCGCTTACTGCCCGCCTGCGCGGTCCCATCGATGTCGAGTGCCTTGGCCAGGCCTTTCAAGCGATCATCGACCGACATGAGTTGCTTAGGTCTTCCTTCCGCTTCATTGGCGCTGAGCTTTACCAATATTCCAACGAGACGCTCGCGGCCCCAATGACCTTGATCGATTTCTCTAATGAGAATGATCCTTGGGCGAGTTATGAACTGTTCGGCCTCGCCGACGCTCGACACTGCTTTGAGCTTACACAGGTGCCCTTGATAAAGGCGAGCTTGGCGCGCATTGCCGCTGATGATCATGTATTGCTCGTCACCGCGCACCACATCCTGTGGGACGGCTGGTCGACAGGCATGTTGGTGTATGAGCTGGCGGCGCACTACAAGGACTTGCAAGCTGGCGCGAGCTTGTCGCTCACCACCCTCCCGGTTCAATATGCGGACTGGTCGGCCTGGCAGCACCGTGTTCTGCGCGGCGAACGGCTCGAAAAGCTTCAGGCCTACTGGCGCAACGAACTCGCAGACGCCGAAACCGTGCATGTGCGTCCAACCAAAGTGACGCCGCCGTCCGGACCCAGCGACAAGGGAAAGACTATATCTTTTAGCGTCTCGGACACATTGACGCTGTCCCTACAAGAGTTCGGCAAGCAAGAAGACGCGACCCTCTTCATGGTACTAATGGCTGCCCTCACAGCCTTGATTCACGGCCGATCCGGCGAATCTGACCTGACTGTCGGCGGATTGATTTCCAACCGGACCACGAAAGGTATCGAAGGCCTGATCGGCTATTTCGTTAATACAGTCGTAATCCGTAGTCGCGCAAGCGGCGCTGACACGTTTCGCGACCACCTCCGCCGGATCCGGAGGGTCACGCTGCGCAGTTACGAACACCAGGCCTTGCCGATTGGCCGCGTCTCGCGCCTTGCTGCTCCGGCTCGAAAGCGAGGGTTTGACGACCCGCTCTACAGCGTCGACTTCGTTTTTCAATCGGCCGAGCGGCCTGAAACCGACTTTGGCGACGTCGCGCTCAGCGTCCCAGACCGTAACACGCGCACCGCCGATTACGACATGGGTCTAGTAATGTGGCAGCGCCTGCCCGACCTCAAAAAGACAGCCGGACTTGAAGGCTGGTGGGAGTACAAGACCGATCTGTTCGGCGACGCGGCGGCGCAGGCCTTGATCGATCAATTTGTAGCGATTTTGTCGACCGTCGCTGACGAACCAGACACGCGTTTGTCTGACTTACCGCCTGTTTCATCCGAAGACCGGACGAAATTCAGTGTATTGGGAAGCGCAGAGTTCGACAGCGCACCGTTGTCACCGTCATGCCCCCGGCCGGCTAATGGGGATCCCGATGAGAGAGTTTGGCGCGACGCTGATGGCGAAATATGGTCGTTCCCGTTGATCAAGGCGGCGCTTGCGCCCACGGCGGCGTCACCAGATCAGCCATGGCTCCGCCTTTGGCGCGGGCTACTAGACGGTGATGCGGTCGCCGTTTCCGTGCCAGCCGAGCGGTTCGGCGCGCCCGAAACAACGGCCCGTTTCACCGCCGACGCGGTAACCGCCGGCTGCGCGGCGCTTATCGATCACTTTGGTCTTGGGCCAAAGGATCACGTTCTCCAACTCGGTCAGGGTCATGACATGGAATCGCTCTGCGTCGCCATGACGAGACTGTCCATTGGCGCCCGGGTAACCCAGTCGCCTCACGATGCAGTCAATGCCAGCACCATAAGAGATTGGGTTTTCAAGGACGGTGCAAACGTGATCCATTCAGGTCCGGAATTTCTACGTCTCTTGTTGAACGAATTCGAAGTCAACCCCGGCCTGACGCATCAGCTTCGTGCGGTTTTCGTCTCGGCAGGTCCGATCACAGAGCGTCTGGCGCGGACGTGGCGCGCCACCCTTCCCGGCGTCGCACTTTGGAGGGCCTTCTGGCCGCCCGTCGCAGCCGGTCCCTGCGCCTGGCACGAACTGGATACGGACGTTTTCTACGATTCGCGTTGGGACCGGATTGGGTCCCCAGCGCCGGGACACCAGCTTTTAATTCTCGACGGCGCGGGCGCACCTTCGTTGCCGGGAGCTGTCGGCGATCTTTTTGTCGCTGGCCCGTCGCTGGCCTGCGCCGTCGAGGCTTCGAAGTTGGGCTTGCCGAAGCCACCCTCTTATCAGTTGAGATCAAACCCGTTTGCTACGGGACCCGCTGGCTTTATGGCGACGAGCGGCTTGCGCGCGCGGGCCGACCTGGAGGGGCGAGCAGAGTGCCGCATGGACACGCCGGAACTTGTCCATCATGCGTCGGGTCCCGTGGCAGCGGAGCAGATAAATGAGGCGTTGCGCATTGAACCTTACGTCGAGTCTGCCCGCACCGAGTTCTCGCTGGGAGAGGACTGTATCTGGTCATCCATTTCATATGTCGAACTGACCGAGGCGTCCCCGGCTAAAGCGCAAATGGCGCTGCAGTCGCTATGGAGGAGCGCGATAGCATCAGATTGGACGGATTTTGCCGAAACCAATCCCGAAGTTCTAGACTGGGTCATCTCGCAGATTCACGAGGACGAGTGCATCTTGGTCGTTTGCGCAGCGACAGACGCCCCGCTCGCAATCAGAGTCACTAGCTTTGCAAAGCAGACGACTGTTTTCTCTTTAGACCAGATCGAAGCGATTGGCGCCCTGCCCGCCGAACACTTCGGCGCAGTTATTGTCGACACGGTGGTCGCCTGCCTCCCCGGGTGCGAACATCTTATGACCTTCATCGACCGGCTACTGGGCCTCGGACGAGCGGACGGAAGATTGATCCTGTGCGGTCTGCGCAATGATGATCTTATTTCTGCCTCAGCGGCGTCGTCTTTTCTAGCCTGCGCGGCGCCGGACACACCGGCTAGTCACGCGCATCATTTTGTAGAGAACGCGCGCCGGCTCGGTGTTGAATTGTCGGTCAGCCCACAAGGGTTTGAGGATTTTTGCTTGTCCCTGCCGGGCGTTGACGCTGTCTTGGTTCAGCCCCGCGTCTGTCTGGAAGACACCGCCGCAGCGACTTTGCTCTTCGATGGGGTCGTCTACAAACGGACCAGCGCGGACCGCCAGGCGGCTCAGAACCGGGTTTCGTGGCAGCTCCACCTGGGAGAGGAACAGCTCGATGAGCTCATTCCCTCCGGCAATCTTCAGGACATTGTGATCGAGGCGTTTGCGGATCGCCGCGTTCTGGACGCGCGCGCATGCGAGCGGGCGACAGATGAGATTCTGCCTGGCGCGACAATCGACATTCTGAAAAAGGCGGCTGCACAGCCGGACCATTTGCTCGACTTCGACCGTCTTCGTGATGTGATGCAAGCCCGCGGTTTCCATTTTGTGCAAGCGCGTTTCTCTCAGACTCCGGACACCTTCGACGTCGCCTTCTCAAAGTCTCCCGCCAAAACCGTCCCGTTTTCTAGGCGCTCTCAGCCTGTGGAGGTTCGCTCGACAGACTGGACATCGTCGCCAGCGTCTAAGGTGGAGCGGCTTCAGACCGTAATCGCCCTGCGAGTCGCACTGGCGGACGGCGATCCGCCAGGCGTCGAACCGGATTTGATCTGTGTAATCCATGACGCCTCGCCCCTTCCAAGCTATGGCCTCAACCTCGCCACTTTTCCAGCGCGTCCGCGCCCCAGCGGACAACTGACTTCGCCTGTTTCACGGGCATCGAGATTGGCGCAAAAAATCTGCGCCGACCTGAGCGGCGTCCTTTATGGAGGCCACGATCGAGAAATCATCCTAGGGCTGTTGGCGCAGCCTGCTCTTCGCACCCTACTCATAGATGCCCTGGAAGCCACCGGCCATGGCCCGCTTACTAAGACCGACGTGGATTCGACGGCTATTTTGCTCGATCTCTTAGATCAGTGGCCTGGCAATTTGAGTGAGAAAATTGATGCCAAATGAAACATCCGGAAACAACGAGAGATCCAAGGAAGCCAAGCTGAATACAAGGCTTCGACAACTCTCGCCAAAACAGCGCGCTCTTCTTGAAAAGCGCCGGAAAGGGAACACCGCTGCCATCGAAGCCACACAGTCGCCATTGATTCCCGCCGCCGATGCGCCTAACGAGGTTCCGCTCACCCCCGTTCAACAGGCCTACTGGATCGGACGTTCATCCGAATTCAGCATGGGGTCTGTCGCAGCCTTCGGCTATGCCGAGTTCGATGTCGAAGACTTGGAGATGGATCAGGTCGAGGCGACCTGGAATAGGTTGATCGAACGGCACCAAGCGTTGCGGACCGTCATCACGGCCGAAGGCCGGCAAAAGTTCCTCAATCCTGCTCCACACTATGCGATCAAGGTCTACGATGCGAGCTGTGATTCCACTGAGGATCGTGAGCGCCATCTAGATGAGACCCGCCAGTCTATGTCTCATCAGGTCATGGATTGCATGCAGTGGCCGCTCTTCGATGTTCGGGCGACCAGGCTTTCGGATTCGCGTCACAGGCTCCACGTAGGTTTCGATACAATAATCGTGGACGCCCGCAGCTTCGACATACTTTCGAACGAACTCGATCAGCTCCTTGAAGACCCGGCGTCAGAACTCGCACCGCTTAGAATCACGTTCGCAGACTATGTGAATCGGTCCACGCAGGATCTAAATGCTTTGAAGACGCGGGCGAGAACCTATTGGATTTCCCGCCTCGACGCACTCCCGCCCGCACCGCCGCTTACCCAGCAACACGGAGCTGAGGGCGACTCACGGCGGTTCGCCCGACTGCAACTCGACGTGCCTCGCTGTCGCTGGGATCGGTTTTGCTGCATTGTTGGCGAGCGGCAGCTGACGCCGTCCAGCGTTCTGCTAATGACGTTTGCTGAAGTCATCTCTCATTGGAGCGGCGTCGACGACTTCACACTGAACCTAACCCGGTTCAATCGGCGTCCTTTGCACCCGGATGTCGAGAACATTGTTGGCTGCTTTACGGACCTGTCGCTGCTAGAAGTGAATCGGCGCGACGCTCACACTTTCGAGGAACGTGCGAAGGCGCTCCAAGCCCGGCTCTGGGAGGATCTCGACCATAGCGAATTCGGCGCTACCGAA
This region includes:
- a CDS encoding condensation domain-containing protein, with translation MDAHARRNLIESLLRERGYGYDGGVVAVDRGAPLRASLAQERMWFWDRATSPRSFLHNVPLTARLRGPIDVECLGQAFQAIIDRHELLRSSFRFIGAELYQYSNETLAAPMTLIDFSNENDPWASYELFGLADARHCFELTQVPLIKASLARIAADDHVLLVTAHHILWDGWSTGMLVYELAAHYKDLQAGASLSLTTLPVQYADWSAWQHRVLRGERLEKLQAYWRNELADAETVHVRPTKVTPPSGPSDKGKTISFSVSDTLTLSLQEFGKQEDATLFMVLMAALTALIHGRSGESDLTVGGLISNRTTKGIEGLIGYFVNTVVIRSRASGADTFRDHLRRIRRVTLRSYEHQALPIGRVSRLAAPARKRGFDDPLYSVDFVFQSAERPETDFGDVALSVPDRNTRTADYDMGLVMWQRLPDLKKTAGLEGWWEYKTDLFGDAAAQALIDQFVAILSTVADEPDTRLSDLPPVSSEDRTKFSVLGSAEFDSAPLSPSCPRPANGDPDERVWRDADGEIWSFPLIKAALAPTAASPDQPWLRLWRGLLDGDAVAVSVPAERFGAPETTARFTADAVTAGCAALIDHFGLGPKDHVLQLGQGHDMESLCVAMTRLSIGARVTQSPHDAVNASTIRDWVFKDGANVIHSGPEFLRLLLNEFEVNPGLTHQLRAVFVSAGPITERLARTWRATLPGVALWRAFWPPVAAGPCAWHELDTDVFYDSRWDRIGSPAPGHQLLILDGAGAPSLPGAVGDLFVAGPSLACAVEASKLGLPKPPSYQLRSNPFATGPAGFMATSGLRARADLEGRAECRMDTPELVHHASGPVAAEQINEALRIEPYVESARTEFSLGEDCIWSSISYVELTEASPAKAQMALQSLWRSAIASDWTDFAETNPEVLDWVISQIHEDECILVVCAATDAPLAIRVTSFAKQTTVFSLDQIEAIGALPAEHFGAVIVDTVVACLPGCEHLMTFIDRLLGLGRADGRLILCGLRNDDLISASAASSFLACAAPDTPASHAHHFVENARRLGVELSVSPQGFEDFCLSLPGVDAVLVQPRVCLEDTAAATLLFDGVVYKRTSADRQAAQNRVSWQLHLGEEQLDELIPSGNLQDIVIEAFADRRVLDARACERATDEILPGATIDILKKAAAQPDHLLDFDRLRDVMQARGFHFVQARFSQTPDTFDVAFSKSPAKTVPFSRRSQPVEVRSTDWTSSPASKVERLQTVIALRVALADGDPPGVEPDLICVIHDASPLPSYGLNLATFPARPRPSGQLTSPVSRASRLAQKICADLSGVLYGGHDREIILGLLAQPALRTLLIDALEATGHGPLTKTDVDSTAILLDLLDQWPGNLSEKIDAK